One part of the Flavobacterium johnsoniae UW101 genome encodes these proteins:
- the xyl3A gene encoding xylan 1,4-beta-xylosidase yields MKNNYLYLLSLLCFFNLNAQQYPYKDPSLSSKKRAEDLISRLTLEEKAALMCDQSDAIPRLGIKKFNWWSEALHGYANNDNVTVFPEPIGMAASFDDQLVFRVFDAVSDEGRAKYNQWIQNGNENKRFLSLSVWTPNVNIFRDPRWGRGQETYGEDPYLTSRMGVSVVKGLQGPADAKYRKLLACAKHFAVHSGPEWSRHELNLNNVKPRELYETYLPAFKALVQEADVRQVMCAYQRLDDEPCCSNTRLLQRILRDEWGFQYLVVSDCGAVTDFYTTHKVSSDEVHAASKAVLAGTDVECVWDKYPFKKLPEAVEKDLIKEEEINKSLLRVLIGRFDLGEMDDDSIVPWAQIPASVLNSKEHQQLALEMAQKSMTLLQNKNNILPLNKNVNKVAVIGPNADNEPMLWGNYNGTPNKTITIKKGIEGKLAANKVLYDKSCDLVEDKVTETYFDQISFEGKKGMKAVYWNNPNREGNSVISQQILNPIKMTTAGQHEFASGVKLEGFSAKYEAEFTAKETENLVFKTGATGAFELLVNGKSIAKYTNWRTVPGKIPFPVEAGMKYKIEILFAQSNDWQANLEFDFGKEFDIDFKALIQKLKGIDTVIFAGGLSTLLEGEEMPVSFPGFKGGDRTNIELPAVQRKCLKELKAAGKKVIFVNCSGSAIALTPETESCDAILQAWYPGESGGQAVADVLFGDYNPAGKLPISFYKNSDKLGDFEDYSLKGRTYRYTTDVLFPFGFGLSYSKFDIQAGNLSKNKIKPNEDTQLKFSIKNSSKRSGTEIVQVYVRKLNDTEGPLKTLKAFKRIELKAGEKQNVTIDLPASSFEFYDAKTRGMNIASGEYEVYYGNSSDTKDLKMTKVVIQ; encoded by the coding sequence ATGAAAAATAATTATCTGTATCTTTTAAGTTTACTATGCTTTTTCAATTTAAACGCACAGCAGTATCCTTATAAAGATCCGTCGCTTAGTTCTAAAAAACGTGCAGAAGATTTAATTTCCCGATTAACGCTCGAAGAAAAAGCAGCTTTAATGTGCGATCAGAGTGATGCAATACCCCGATTAGGAATTAAAAAGTTTAACTGGTGGAGCGAGGCTTTGCATGGTTATGCCAATAACGATAATGTTACTGTTTTTCCTGAACCAATAGGTATGGCGGCATCGTTTGACGATCAATTGGTTTTTCGTGTATTTGATGCCGTTTCAGATGAAGGCCGTGCAAAATACAACCAATGGATACAAAACGGAAATGAAAACAAACGTTTCTTAAGCCTTTCGGTCTGGACGCCCAATGTAAATATCTTTAGAGACCCACGCTGGGGGCGCGGACAGGAAACCTATGGCGAAGATCCTTATCTGACTTCCAGAATGGGAGTTTCGGTTGTAAAAGGACTTCAGGGACCAGCAGATGCAAAATACCGAAAGCTCTTGGCCTGCGCTAAACATTTTGCCGTTCATTCAGGACCTGAATGGAGCAGACATGAATTGAATTTGAATAATGTAAAGCCGCGTGAACTATACGAAACCTATCTGCCTGCATTTAAGGCATTAGTACAGGAAGCCGATGTAAGACAGGTAATGTGTGCGTATCAGCGATTAGACGATGAACCTTGCTGCAGTAACACCCGATTATTACAACGTATTCTTCGCGATGAATGGGGATTTCAATATCTGGTAGTTTCAGACTGCGGTGCTGTTACTGATTTTTATACCACACATAAGGTTTCATCAGATGAGGTTCATGCCGCATCAAAAGCTGTATTGGCAGGAACTGATGTAGAATGTGTATGGGATAAATATCCGTTTAAAAAACTTCCGGAAGCCGTTGAGAAAGATTTAATCAAGGAAGAAGAAATTAATAAAAGTCTGCTTCGTGTTTTAATAGGCCGTTTTGATTTGGGCGAAATGGACGATGACTCGATTGTGCCTTGGGCTCAAATTCCGGCAAGTGTGCTGAATAGTAAAGAACATCAGCAATTGGCTTTAGAAATGGCTCAAAAGTCAATGACACTTTTACAGAATAAAAATAATATTCTCCCTTTAAATAAAAACGTAAATAAAGTGGCAGTTATAGGTCCAAATGCTGATAACGAACCTATGTTATGGGGAAATTATAACGGAACTCCCAATAAAACCATTACTATTAAAAAAGGAATTGAGGGAAAACTGGCTGCAAATAAAGTCCTGTATGATAAATCTTGTGATTTAGTTGAAGACAAAGTAACAGAGACTTATTTTGATCAAATTTCTTTTGAAGGAAAAAAAGGAATGAAAGCAGTTTATTGGAATAACCCTAATAGAGAAGGAAACAGTGTTATTTCGCAGCAAATATTAAATCCTATAAAAATGACCACAGCAGGTCAGCATGAATTTGCTTCAGGAGTTAAACTAGAAGGATTCTCTGCAAAATATGAAGCCGAATTTACAGCAAAAGAAACCGAAAACCTTGTTTTTAAAACCGGAGCGACTGGTGCTTTTGAATTGTTAGTTAACGGTAAATCGATCGCAAAGTATACCAATTGGCGTACTGTTCCTGGAAAAATCCCGTTTCCAGTTGAAGCAGGCATGAAATATAAAATCGAAATTCTTTTTGCACAATCCAATGATTGGCAGGCTAACTTAGAATTTGATTTTGGAAAAGAGTTTGATATCGACTTCAAAGCCTTGATTCAAAAATTAAAAGGTATTGACACCGTAATTTTTGCAGGAGGACTTTCGACTTTATTAGAAGGAGAAGAAATGCCTGTTTCTTTCCCCGGTTTTAAAGGTGGTGACAGAACTAATATTGAACTCCCTGCTGTGCAGAGAAAATGCTTAAAAGAACTTAAAGCAGCAGGTAAAAAAGTAATTTTTGTAAACTGTTCTGGATCTGCTATTGCTTTAACACCAGAAACAGAAAGCTGTGATGCTATTCTGCAGGCGTGGTATCCGGGAGAATCAGGAGGACAGGCTGTCGCCGATGTACTTTTTGGAGATTATAACCCTGCGGGGAAACTGCCAATTTCATTTTATAAAAACTCAGATAAATTAGGCGACTTCGAAGATTATTCTCTTAAAGGGCGCACGTATCGTTATACCACAGATGTTTTGTTTCCTTTTGGTTTTGGCTTAAGCTATTCTAAATTCGATATTCAGGCTGGAAATCTAAGTAAAAACAAGATAAAACCGAATGAAGATACACAGCTGAAATTTTCAATAAAAAACAGCAGTAAGCGCAGCGGAACAGAGATTGTTCAGGTGTATGTCCGAAAATTAAATGATACAGAAGGTCCGTTAAAAACATTAAAAGCTTTTAAACGAATTGAGTTAAAGGCAGGCGAAAAACAAAATGTTACAATCGATTTACCCGCATCTTCATTTGAGTTTTATGATGCTAAAACCAGAGGAATGAATATAGCTTCCGGCGAATACGAAGTGTATTATGGAAACAGCTCGGATACTAAAGATTTAAAAATGACTAAAGTGGTTATTCAGTAA
- a CDS encoding glycoside hydrolase family 43 protein — MKVLYNLLAIFLILTGSNAQDKKAQNPVIFADVPDLSIIRIGSNYYMSSTTMHMNPGVPIMKSKDLINWKIINYAYDTLGSSDELNLDNGKNTYGRGSWASNIRFHNNMFYVTTFSQTTGKTYVYTTKDIEKGPWKEISFSPAYHDHSILFDDNDRVYMVYGNGKLFIKELQSDLSGIKENGLDQVLIENASSPAGNNIMLGAEGSQLYKINGKYYLFNIVWPKDGMRTVLIHRADKIAGPWEGKIGLQDLGVAQGGLIDTPDGKWFSYFFRDYGGVGRIPYFVPVNWVDGWPVLGENNKVPQYLDLPESKGLIPGIVNSDDFSRKKGEKDLSLVWQWNHNPDNSLWSVQERKGYLRLKTASITNTLTQAKNTLTQRTFGPECSGTTLLEVSQMKDGDFAGLTLFQKDFGLVGVKAENGSKRIVMIETVNGISKEIQSVPFSGNKIYFKASCNFKDKTDLGHFYYSLNGKEWISIGNEIKLPYTLPHFMGYRFGLFNYAEKSLGGYVDFDYFHLENKN, encoded by the coding sequence ATGAAAGTACTCTATAACCTATTAGCGATTTTTTTAATTCTTACCGGATCTAATGCGCAGGATAAAAAAGCCCAAAACCCTGTAATTTTTGCAGATGTTCCAGATTTATCCATTATCAGGATCGGAAGTAATTATTATATGAGCAGTACCACAATGCACATGAATCCGGGCGTTCCTATAATGAAATCAAAAGATTTAATTAACTGGAAAATTATAAACTATGCGTATGATACTTTAGGAAGCAGTGATGAACTAAATCTGGATAATGGCAAAAACACTTACGGACGAGGTTCATGGGCAAGTAATATCAGATTTCATAACAATATGTTTTATGTAACCACTTTTTCCCAGACTACCGGAAAGACGTATGTATATACCACAAAAGATATAGAAAAAGGGCCTTGGAAAGAAATTAGTTTTAGTCCCGCGTATCACGATCACAGTATTTTGTTTGATGACAATGACAGAGTTTACATGGTATATGGAAATGGTAAACTTTTTATTAAAGAACTACAATCAGATTTATCAGGAATAAAAGAAAACGGACTAGATCAGGTATTGATTGAAAATGCCAGCAGTCCGGCAGGAAATAACATTATGCTGGGAGCAGAAGGTTCTCAATTGTACAAGATAAACGGAAAGTATTATCTGTTTAATATTGTCTGGCCCAAAGACGGAATGCGTACAGTGCTTATTCACAGAGCCGATAAAATTGCAGGACCGTGGGAAGGAAAGATTGGTTTACAGGATTTAGGTGTTGCACAAGGAGGTTTAATTGACACCCCAGACGGAAAATGGTTTTCGTACTTCTTTAGAGATTATGGAGGCGTTGGCCGTATTCCATATTTTGTGCCTGTAAACTGGGTCGACGGGTGGCCTGTTTTGGGTGAAAATAATAAAGTGCCTCAATATCTTGATTTACCCGAAAGTAAAGGATTAATTCCGGGAATTGTGAATTCAGATGATTTCAGCCGAAAAAAAGGAGAAAAAGATCTGTCTTTAGTCTGGCAGTGGAACCATAATCCTGATAATTCGTTATGGTCTGTTCAGGAAAGAAAAGGATACTTACGATTAAAAACCGCTTCTATAACTAACACTTTAACTCAGGCAAAAAATACGCTTACACAAAGAACGTTTGGACCAGAATGTTCAGGAACGACACTTTTGGAAGTTTCTCAAATGAAAGATGGTGATTTTGCCGGACTTACTTTATTTCAAAAAGATTTTGGACTTGTTGGCGTAAAAGCAGAAAACGGATCAAAAAGAATTGTCATGATTGAAACAGTAAACGGCATTTCAAAAGAGATTCAAAGTGTTCCTTTCTCCGGAAATAAAATCTATTTCAAAGCTTCATGCAATTTTAAAGACAAAACAGATTTAGGACACTTTTACTACAGCCTTAACGGAAAAGAATGGATAAGCATAGGAAATGAAATAAAACTGCCTTACACGCTTCCTCATTTTATGGGCTACAGATTTGGTCTTTTTAATTATGCAGAGAAAAGCTTAGGAGGTTATGTCGATTTTGATTACTTCCATCTTGAGAATAAAAATTAA
- a CDS encoding glycoside hydrolase family 127 protein yields the protein MVNIFEKYNKLGCLIAVCITFSAAAQMKTFPLQEVRLEDGPFKKAQDVDLKYILALNPDKLLAPYLIDAGLPVKSTRYGNWESLGLDGHIAGHYLSALSMMYASTGNPELKNRLDYMISELARCQDKNGNGYVGGIPQGKVFWDRIHKGDIDGSSFGLNNTWVPIYNIHKLFAGLNDAYQYTGNQQAKEVLIKLGDWFIEMIKPLSDDQIQKILKTEHGGINESFADLYLITKDKKYLETAQKISQKSFLESLIKKEDKLTGLHANTQIPKVIGFEKIASISADKEWSEAVTFFWDNVTQKRSVAFGGNSVSEHFNPVNDFSGMLKSNEGPETCNSYNMERLSKALFLEKQEMNYLDFYERTLYNHILSSQHPEKGGFVYFTPIRPNHYRVYSQPETSMWCCVGSGLENHTKYGELIYSHFDEAVFVNLFIASTLNWNEKGIVIEQRTKFPYENSTEIVLNLKKAKTFDLNIRRPKWAENFRVFINDKEQKTELKPSGYISLKRKWKSKDHVRIEFETKTHLEQLPDGSNWSAFVNGPIVLAAKTSKEALDGLFADDSRMGHVASGKYMPMDKAYALVGEKASYVSRLKELGNMRFALDSLELEPFFELHDARYQMYFQTFTKDEFKEKQEILRQQEIKEMALEANTIDKINCGEQQPEVDHLYRGEKSNSGYDDGRFWRNTQSYISYQMINKDKSGKFLDISILDTINANDITITINNKPAEIVSLENKKIRLDIAKQDVIAIKITAKDGKVSPKFYQLRIVKN from the coding sequence ATGGTAAATATCTTTGAGAAATATAATAAACTAGGATGTTTAATAGCAGTATGCATTACATTTTCAGCAGCAGCTCAAATGAAAACATTTCCGTTACAGGAAGTGAGATTAGAAGACGGACCTTTTAAAAAGGCACAAGATGTTGATCTTAAATATATACTTGCCCTTAATCCCGATAAGCTTCTTGCGCCTTATTTAATTGATGCTGGTCTTCCGGTAAAGTCAACTCGTTACGGTAATTGGGAAAGTCTGGGGCTTGACGGTCATATTGCCGGACATTATTTATCGGCCTTGTCTATGATGTATGCTTCTACAGGAAATCCTGAGCTTAAAAACAGATTAGATTATATGATTTCTGAATTAGCCAGATGTCAGGATAAAAACGGAAATGGATATGTTGGCGGGATTCCGCAGGGAAAAGTTTTTTGGGACCGCATTCATAAAGGAGATATTGACGGAAGCAGTTTTGGCTTAAACAATACCTGGGTTCCCATTTACAATATCCATAAACTTTTTGCAGGATTAAACGATGCTTATCAATATACAGGAAACCAGCAGGCAAAAGAAGTTTTAATAAAATTGGGAGACTGGTTTATTGAAATGATAAAACCGCTGAGTGACGATCAGATCCAGAAAATTCTAAAAACAGAACACGGAGGCATCAACGAGTCTTTTGCAGATTTATATCTTATTACGAAGGATAAAAAATATCTGGAAACAGCTCAAAAAATTTCCCAAAAGAGTTTTTTAGAATCTTTAATAAAGAAAGAAGATAAACTTACCGGGCTTCATGCCAATACTCAAATTCCTAAAGTTATTGGTTTTGAAAAAATTGCTTCTATTTCAGCAGATAAAGAATGGTCAGAAGCAGTTACTTTTTTTTGGGATAATGTAACTCAAAAACGAAGCGTGGCTTTTGGCGGTAACAGTGTTTCAGAACATTTTAATCCTGTCAATGATTTCAGCGGCATGCTTAAGTCAAATGAAGGACCGGAAACCTGTAATTCCTATAACATGGAACGTCTCAGCAAAGCCTTATTTCTGGAAAAACAAGAAATGAATTATCTCGATTTCTACGAACGCACACTTTACAATCATATATTGTCAAGCCAGCATCCGGAAAAAGGAGGTTTTGTTTACTTTACACCCATTAGACCCAATCATTATCGGGTTTATTCACAGCCCGAAACCAGTATGTGGTGCTGTGTAGGATCAGGATTGGAGAATCATACAAAATATGGAGAATTAATTTACAGCCATTTTGATGAGGCTGTTTTTGTCAATCTCTTTATAGCATCAACCTTAAACTGGAATGAAAAAGGAATTGTAATCGAACAGCGTACAAAATTCCCTTATGAAAACAGCACCGAAATTGTTCTTAATCTCAAAAAAGCAAAAACTTTTGATTTAAATATCCGTCGTCCAAAATGGGCAGAAAACTTTAGAGTATTCATCAACGATAAAGAACAGAAAACAGAATTAAAACCATCGGGTTATATCAGTCTTAAAAGAAAATGGAAATCAAAAGATCATGTACGTATTGAATTTGAAACGAAAACCCATTTAGAGCAATTGCCTGATGGTTCTAACTGGAGCGCTTTTGTAAACGGCCCAATTGTTTTAGCTGCCAAAACTTCTAAAGAGGCATTAGACGGATTATTTGCGGATGACAGCCGTATGGGGCATGTCGCTTCGGGAAAATACATGCCAATGGATAAAGCTTATGCGCTTGTAGGCGAAAAAGCAAGTTATGTTTCCAGACTTAAAGAACTTGGCAATATGCGTTTTGCTTTGGATTCTTTAGAATTAGAACCCTTTTTTGAACTGCATGATGCACGTTATCAAATGTATTTCCAAACTTTTACTAAAGATGAATTTAAAGAAAAACAGGAAATACTGCGACAGCAGGAAATAAAAGAAATGGCGCTTGAAGCGAATACCATAGATAAAATTAATTGCGGAGAACAACAGCCCGAAGTTGATCATTTGTACAGAGGAGAAAAAAGTAATTCAGGATATGACGACGGCCGATTTTGGAGAAATACCCAGTCTTATATTTCCTATCAAATGATAAACAAAGACAAATCAGGAAAGTTCCTTGATATAAGTATTTTGGATACAATCAATGCCAATGATATTACTATAACGATCAACAACAAACCAGCAGAAATAGTCTCTTTAGAAAATAAAAAAATCAGGCTCGATATTGCAAAACAAGACGTTATAGCAATTAAAATAACAGCTAAAGACGGAAAAGTAAGTCCTAAGTTTTACCAATTACGAATAGTAAAAAATTAA
- a CDS encoding glycosyl hydrolase 115 family protein → MKSLSTWIALLIICIYSPLKAAEPFITHEKSSNVIVLKEKSVQPSFFINTTLDAGIMRAVYNLQSDFEKVTGSKPVILNQNPADSSPLIIIGMAGNSVIDDLIKQKKINGKDLKGKNEKFIIQHVKNPFKGVEEAIVIAGSDKRGTIYGIYELSRQIGVSPWYYWADVPVKKSETLYFIKGTYSDGEPAVKYRGIFLNDEAPALSGWAKKTFGGFNSKFYEKVFELLLRLKSNYMWPAMWGNAFYDDDPLSGPLANEMGIIMGTSHHEPMALAQTDWHRYIKKNNLPNVWDYSKNKTVLDEFWKSGIVRSKNWEKLVTIGMRGDGDEAMSEGTNISLLENIVKEQRRIISQETGQSTDKTPQVWALYKEVQDYYDQGMRVPDDVILLFCDDNWGNVRKLPDLRKPLHKGGYGMYYHFDYVGGPRNSKWINISPIQRVWEQMNLSYEHGVDKVWIVNVGDLKPMEFPISFFLDMAWNPKKFNPQNLFEFTEKWAAEQFGEKHSKEIAGFLNTYPKFNRRVTPEMLDSQTYSLENYNEFQNVVNDYKNLALDAYRVYNDLPEEYKDAYFQLVLYPIDACSNLYEMYFAQALNKKLYKQKDIQANYYADLVKTKFARDSVLQNKYNNEIANGKWPHMMDQMHIGYKNWFDTPKNILPEIQYITASEKTERKVFVEKDGYVSIEVAHFSKVNDSKRIHWETIPDFGKTKSGITTLPQNLYPDTKENIFVEYEIDFTSTGTFNVELLLAPTLNFNSNKGLRYEVSFDDEKPQLVNFNGKYRGELGKWQAEHMIHSLTSHQILKPGRHTLRFRVLDPGIVLQKILINTGGLKPSYLGAPESDRVSQD, encoded by the coding sequence ATGAAAAGTCTTTCAACATGGATTGCTTTATTGATTATTTGTATTTACAGCCCTTTAAAAGCGGCAGAACCTTTCATTACCCATGAAAAAAGTTCTAACGTTATAGTGCTGAAAGAAAAATCAGTACAGCCGTCTTTTTTCATAAATACTACGCTTGATGCTGGTATCATGCGCGCCGTATACAATCTCCAATCAGATTTTGAAAAAGTTACGGGTTCAAAACCTGTTATTCTAAATCAAAACCCAGCAGATTCTTCTCCTCTTATTATAATTGGAATGGCAGGAAATTCAGTCATTGATGATTTAATAAAGCAGAAGAAAATCAACGGAAAAGATCTTAAAGGGAAAAATGAAAAATTTATTATCCAGCACGTCAAAAATCCATTTAAAGGAGTTGAAGAAGCCATTGTAATTGCCGGCAGTGACAAACGCGGGACAATTTACGGCATATATGAATTATCCAGACAAATTGGAGTTTCACCTTGGTATTACTGGGCAGATGTTCCGGTAAAGAAAAGTGAAACACTTTATTTTATAAAAGGAACGTACAGCGATGGAGAACCGGCTGTAAAATACAGAGGAATCTTTTTAAATGATGAAGCTCCCGCATTGAGCGGCTGGGCAAAAAAAACATTCGGCGGATTTAATAGTAAGTTCTATGAGAAAGTTTTCGAATTATTACTTCGTTTAAAGTCCAATTATATGTGGCCTGCCATGTGGGGGAATGCTTTTTATGATGATGATCCGTTAAGCGGACCTCTTGCTAATGAAATGGGAATTATAATGGGAACATCCCACCATGAACCAATGGCTTTGGCTCAAACAGACTGGCACCGTTATATCAAAAAAAACAATCTTCCTAATGTTTGGGATTATTCTAAAAACAAAACTGTTTTAGATGAATTCTGGAAAAGCGGTATCGTACGAAGTAAAAATTGGGAAAAACTAGTAACCATAGGTATGCGTGGAGACGGCGATGAAGCTATGAGCGAAGGAACTAATATAAGTCTGCTTGAAAATATCGTAAAAGAACAGCGCCGTATTATTTCGCAGGAAACCGGACAAAGTACAGACAAAACACCTCAGGTTTGGGCTTTATACAAAGAAGTTCAGGATTATTACGATCAGGGAATGCGTGTTCCGGACGATGTAATTTTATTATTCTGTGATGATAACTGGGGAAATGTCCGTAAACTTCCAGATTTAAGAAAACCTCTGCACAAGGGCGGTTACGGTATGTATTATCATTTTGATTACGTTGGAGGTCCAAGAAACTCAAAATGGATTAATATAAGTCCGATACAAAGAGTATGGGAACAAATGAATCTTAGTTATGAGCATGGTGTAGATAAAGTCTGGATTGTAAATGTTGGTGATCTTAAACCAATGGAATTTCCTATCAGCTTTTTTCTCGATATGGCATGGAATCCTAAGAAATTTAATCCGCAGAATTTATTTGAATTTACCGAAAAATGGGCTGCAGAGCAGTTTGGAGAAAAACATTCAAAAGAAATTGCCGGATTTTTAAATACGTATCCCAAATTCAATCGTCGTGTAACACCAGAAATGCTCGACAGTCAAACTTACAGTCTTGAAAATTACAATGAATTTCAAAATGTAGTAAACGATTATAAAAATCTGGCACTTGATGCCTACAGAGTTTATAATGATTTACCAGAGGAATATAAAGATGCTTATTTCCAGCTCGTTTTATATCCTATAGACGCCTGCAGTAATCTCTATGAAATGTATTTTGCACAAGCGTTGAATAAAAAATTATACAAACAGAAAGATATTCAGGCTAATTATTATGCCGATTTGGTGAAGACTAAGTTCGCACGCGATTCTGTTCTTCAAAACAAATACAATAACGAAATTGCCAATGGAAAATGGCCTCACATGATGGATCAGATGCATATTGGTTACAAAAACTGGTTTGATACTCCTAAAAATATTTTACCTGAAATACAATATATTACAGCCTCTGAAAAAACAGAACGAAAAGTATTTGTAGAAAAAGACGGTTATGTTTCTATAGAAGTCGCACATTTTTCTAAAGTAAACGATTCAAAAAGAATTCATTGGGAAACAATTCCTGATTTTGGAAAAACAAAAAGCGGTATTACGACATTACCTCAAAACCTTTATCCGGACACAAAGGAAAATATTTTTGTAGAATATGAAATTGATTTTACTTCGACTGGAACTTTTAATGTTGAATTATTACTAGCGCCTACACTTAATTTTAACAGCAACAAAGGCCTTCGTTATGAAGTTTCTTTTGATGATGAAAAACCACAGCTTGTAAATTTTAACGGAAAATATCGCGGCGAACTCGGAAAATGGCAGGCAGAACACATGATCCATTCCCTTACGTCACACCAGATTTTAAAACCAGGCAGACATACACTGCGTTTTCGCGTACTGGATCCCGGAATAGTTCTTCAGAAGATTTTAATAAATACCGGAGGATTAAAACCGTCTTATCTGGGTGCGCCCGAAAGTGACAGGGTTTCACAGGATTAG
- a CDS encoding sialate O-acetylesterase — protein MKLIIRFSIFTILFLTAQKGYSQDPNFHVYLSFGQSNMEGFAKIEPQDKTGVNERFQVLSAVDCPEMGREKGKWYTAVPPLCRCTTGLTPMDYFGRTMISNLPQNIKVGVVNVAVGGCKIELFDKNNFESYVANSPDWLKNIVKQYDGNPYGRLVEMAKIAQKKGVIKGILLHQGESNTGDTLWPQKVKIVYDNLIKDLNLDPKKVPLLSGETVNEDQNGKCGSMNKIIAKLPQVLPNSYIISSKGCKADADFLHFSPEGYRELGKRYADKMLSLSGYMLFNGKEPFIVRAPLGFDEVNANAPQGKVEIVSYESKTVGSTRKATIYTPPGFNKNKKYPVLYLLHGIGGDEKEWLNGGQPNVILDNLYADGKLEPMIVVMPNGRAMKDDRAGGDIMAADKVKAFSVFEKDLLNDLIPFIEKKYPVLKDREHRAIAGLSMGGGQSLNFGLGNLDQFAWVGAFSAAPNTKIGTELLAKPEEAKKKLKLLWISCGDKDWLIENSTRTHDYLAKNNVPHIYYIEPGVHDFKVWKNGLYMFSQFLFKEVDPLVFQKYSISAYTIEK, from the coding sequence ATGAAATTAATAATCAGGTTTTCAATATTTACGATTCTTTTTTTAACAGCACAGAAAGGATATTCCCAAGATCCGAATTTCCATGTGTATTTAAGTTTCGGACAATCGAATATGGAAGGTTTTGCCAAAATAGAACCTCAGGATAAAACAGGTGTCAACGAACGCTTTCAGGTTTTGTCGGCAGTTGACTGTCCTGAAATGGGACGCGAAAAAGGGAAATGGTATACAGCTGTTCCGCCTTTATGCAGATGTACCACAGGACTTACCCCAATGGATTATTTTGGAAGAACTATGATATCGAACCTTCCGCAGAATATAAAAGTCGGTGTTGTAAATGTTGCTGTTGGAGGCTGTAAAATAGAACTTTTTGATAAGAATAATTTTGAAAGTTATGTCGCTAATTCTCCCGACTGGTTAAAAAATATCGTAAAACAATACGACGGTAATCCATACGGGAGATTGGTAGAAATGGCTAAAATTGCTCAGAAAAAAGGCGTTATAAAAGGCATTCTGCTTCATCAGGGAGAATCAAATACAGGCGATACACTCTGGCCTCAAAAAGTAAAAATTGTTTATGATAATTTAATTAAAGATCTCAATCTTGATCCGAAAAAAGTACCATTACTTTCCGGAGAAACCGTAAATGAAGATCAGAATGGTAAATGCGGCAGTATGAATAAGATCATTGCAAAACTGCCTCAGGTACTGCCAAACTCTTATATTATTTCTTCAAAAGGATGTAAAGCAGATGCTGATTTCCTGCATTTCAGCCCCGAAGGTTACAGAGAATTAGGCAAACGTTATGCCGATAAAATGCTGTCCCTATCAGGATATATGCTATTTAACGGCAAAGAACCTTTTATTGTTCGTGCCCCTCTTGGATTTGATGAGGTAAACGCAAATGCTCCGCAAGGCAAGGTCGAAATAGTAAGTTACGAATCTAAAACAGTAGGTTCAACCAGAAAAGCAACTATTTATACGCCTCCGGGATTTAATAAAAATAAAAAATATCCGGTTCTCTATCTGCTTCACGGAATAGGTGGAGATGAAAAAGAATGGCTAAACGGTGGACAGCCCAATGTTATATTGGATAATCTTTATGCTGATGGAAAGCTTGAACCTATGATCGTAGTAATGCCAAACGGCAGAGCAATGAAAGACGACAGAGCCGGCGGCGATATCATGGCGGCAGATAAAGTAAAAGCTTTTAGTGTTTTTGAAAAAGACCTTTTAAACGATTTAATTCCTTTTATCGAAAAAAAATATCCGGTTTTAAAAGACAGGGAACATCGTGCTATTGCAGGTTTATCTATGGGAGGCGGACAGTCTTTAAATTTCGGATTGGGGAATTTAGATCAATTTGCGTGGGTTGGAGCTTTTTCGGCTGCGCCTAATACAAAAATAGGAACAGAATTATTAGCAAAACCCGAAGAAGCAAAAAAGAAACTCAAACTGCTTTGGATTTCATGCGGTGATAAAGACTGGCTTATAGAAAACAGCACCCGCACACATGATTATCTGGCTAAAAATAATGTTCCTCATATTTACTACATCGAGCCGGGAGTACATGACTTTAAAGTCTGGAAAAATGGACTTTATATGTTTTCACAGTTTTTATTTAAAGAGGTTGATCCCTTAGTTTTTCAAAAATACAGCATATCTGCCTATACTATCGAGAAGTAA